atatatatatatataatataatataatataatatgagtgtgtgtgtgtgtgtttgtgtttgtgtttgtgtgtgtgccggTGAGGGAAAACTACAATATCTCTTTCTTTGCCCTCAACCTTGGTGAACCGTGCCTCTCGATATGGGACGACACGATATTGGGGTGTCGCGcaaagcgaaaagaaaaataaacaacgaATAAGAGGAAACGGCACTAACAGTCACCCGACacggagcaaaaaaaaaaaagaagaaggaaagaaaatacgaGCACATGAAATGCTCGTtatgggaaggggaaaaacattTGAGAAACACGAAGAGCTGATGAGCAGCCGAGTCGGTTTCCGCAATGCGCCACGGCCGCCGTTTacagtttcaaaaaaaaaaggtaaaagaaaaacttgaCGGCGGCTGTGGTACAATGCGAAAAGGACCACAACTCCTTTTCCGCTCACacattcatttcttttcagcaaatgaagaaagggtACGCCTTTccccatcaaaaaaaaaaaagaaaacacacgcaacaaAAACGCGAAAATAAacatgaggaaaaaaaaaacagtccaCAGATCGAACCCTCGTGCACAACAACGGAGAAAGGAAGTTGCCATCCACCGACGGAAACTTACTGCCAATATCGTCACACCTCCttcacatatatacacacacaaaaaaataataataataaaacgcCCTAGAAAGGATGGCGCATAATGCAAAATCCCATTTACTTCATTGTGTATGTGAGGTGGCACTTACCGCAGTATTTTCGGCCCTTGTGCTGCGCCATGAAGACGCCAGCGCCACAGTTCGGGTTCGGACATTCGTCACGCGTGCGTTCCACCTTGAAGGAACCGTCGTCGTTCTCCGTAACTTTGAAGTACTTCAATGCCCGCATCTTCTCGAGTTTGTGGCGGTGGATGggtttttttggttttgtgaagaccttcttcttctttttcttacctttaCCACCTTCCACCGGAATCATTACCTGCACCGTACTGCCCTGCTGAAGGCCGCATTCCGCCAGCGTAGCCGACTCCTCCCGCAAGCAAAAtccaccaaagaaaaaaatgctgcTGGTGTCGTCAAAACCCGCTTTGGCGCGCAACGTCCCGACGGTGTCGGCAGCTGAAGCCTCCACGACAGATGTTGCACCAGTCGCTGAGCGAAGAAACAACTGCatgtttcccttcttttttttctcccttccttctccctttaGTTGCACgggttgtttctttcccctaTAAAGTataaatgtataaatatataaatatatatatatatatatatatattgcaaaaagaaaaaaaggttccGTCAAGGGATAAAGGAGGGAGGATTATATATGAGACAAGTTGCAAAGTAAGCACAGcgataataattaaaaaaaaaaaagaagtaacgtAGAGGGGAACAAACTGGTGGAGTGGAGGGCATACAATAAGGAAGCAtcgaggaaaaagaaacaaaaaacaacaaaaacaacaaaaagaagtgactccaaaagtggaaaaaaacaaaacagcaacgAAACCCCACGAGCAACAGCAAATGAGTATATGCATAAatgtacacatatacataaatatactGGACCTTCTGCTTGGCGAGGCGGTTACCCATACTTACACAGTGGATTGTGTGCCAATTTAATGACACTTATTTACGAGgtgaaataaaaggaaaaacaagcacGAAAGTGTTTTACGTGTTTGTATTTGAGAGAAGAGAGGTGATCCGGGCGCGAGGGGAATGAACACAATAGAAacggaaagaacaaaaaaaaaaggatatgaAAGTAAAAACTTTAGctcacacacaagcacacatgTGTATACGTGTATATGCGTGTCAGCGTACTCTCCGTGCTCACCACGGcatgagaaaaagaaaaggaaagaaaaaaaaacagtctttccttcccttaatTTCATATCATATTCCTCAATTAAACACCGCAGTTAGTGGGAAATTTGTATCATGTGTGTTCACAACAAATTAGATTCATAACCTCCTGCCTCAAATTTTATGGAAAAATAATGCGACGCCTTCGCACCTTCCATGTTTATTCGCTGCTAACCGCCGCCCCcatgtgtatttttttcccccgtccCCCACAAATCCCTATTTCTCTCTTACATTCTGGAGCATACaaatgagagaaaaaaaaaggaaaagaaaagaaaagaaaaaaaattaaaggaaaggaaaaaaaaaaaaagagatcaCCGTACTCCTCTGTATTTCTTGTAAGGTAACACGGGCACAATCAACCGTCCAGTAGTGATATGTTGCTCTCaatttcagaaaaaaaaaacacatacacacacaaacacaaacaaacaaaaaaagaaaagaaaatgataaaaaaaatgataaaaaaaatgataaaaaaatgaaaagataaataattttttgtaCAAAAATGGAGGGTGATGATAGTGGtaacataataataacaataatagtgatgatgatgataataataataatggtaaaagGGGTGGTAGTAATTCCAATTCCTGAAGGAAGCTGGGAGATAAAGAAGGAATCTCCAGtggaaacaataataagggggaaaaaaacaagaaagaaagaaagaaaaaaacgaaaaaggaagagaagaaaagatttCAATACAAACCTTTCCAAACATTCCCTTCGTTTCTGCatatttctctttgttttactgCTAttgtctcctcctcctcctcctcatacatttacacacaaacatgcccCGAGTGATTGTTTTCAACTGTAAATACTCACGGTTTTGATCACACAACATCGGTACAATCCTCAGAGGAGGGGGGGATTTCTCCTTCCATTCATTCTTCCTTTccgctttttatttatttctttttcatttttttttcttttcctccccttcttcacttcctgAGTTTTGTCTCTACCAAAGAACAGGTGTGCTGTAAACGTTAGTTGGTTtaatctttttatttcttcttttttttttgtttctttatgCATAAGTACAAATGAAATTATGAACGTGCACTTActatatatgtaaatatatatatatatgtatatgtatattatttatttactcacTTACTTATATGGATACAAATTCTCCCTTTCATTATCACTcttgcattttctttctctccaaACACCGTTtggtattgttgttattgttattattattattattattgttgttgttgttttttactatttttttttttaaattatcaTTACTACCCGTTATTATTACCTCCCACCCTTTCTGTCTATttgactttttgttttttttctttttatttctttctttttttttttaccttacTTTTGTGGCTCATTCGTTTCACACCCATTACGTAcgaacatatatacacacaaaaacaaaaacaaaaacaaacaaacaaattctCTCTACATCCTAACAggcctttttttcccccctttttttttctttattattactattatttttgaGCCCCCGCCCAACCGACTGCTTAATGTGGTAAATAAAACTGTGTCAAGCAAAGCCACTTGTTACATTTCCGTCTCCTCTACGCACCGCAATaactaaataaaacaacaacatttttaaaaaaaaagaaaagaagaaaagatgaTACATAAgtaagggaaggagaaagaaatcTGGGGAAAATACACAGGATATTGTCACTGTGACTGCCATTCTTTTTTYttttttaaaggaaaaaaaaaaggaagtagaagCCTCACATCAAGTTGTGATCGCCCTCcattcctctccctttttttttctttttttttcaaaaaaaaaaatttatttcCTCCCCTGTGAACTTcccactcttttcttttccctctccctttttttccccccccccaatcaTTAGCGTACAGATAGAAAgcgaacaaaagaaaaaaaaagagacaagaagaaagacCGAGCACAcatacaagcaaaaaaaaaaaaaaaaatcacatatacactcacactcacactcacacacgCACGAGTacagacatttttttttcccttcctcctccctcacGCACACACTATTCAATTTGATATGCGCCAGctcacatgttttttttttcaattaattgcttctgctttttgcttttgggtTTCCTCCTCCAGTACTCCTGgtagtttttttgttacccTAAGCAGGGCTTCCATTTTCTGAGCTAACGGTACCGGGTTGTGTGAAATCGTTAGTTTTAATAGTTGTGTcagtggttgatgacatatTGCTATTCGTGAAGGCAATTGCAGCACTTTCCGCTGATATTAGAGCAGACACGCACTCTGCTGCGGCTTCCTTAATTATTGCTTTCCGATGTTCGAGGTCGCCAAACTTCTCCTGAAGTTCCAACCGTAATACTTTTGTGGTGAGATATGACCGCTCAGTCTGAGGCGTAAAGAGCACTCGGCGGAATATAGCAACACGTAATGTATCATCGCTGGGTGATTCGAGTGATGCCGCCCGTAACGTTGAATTACGAGCCAAACGCTTTGTgggtgtttttctttctgaaCCATTGGCTCGCCTGCTGCGTGTTGAAGCCGGTCGCTTGGCAGTCTTTCGCCCCCGCTGCGTGCTTTTTCTACtgctccctttttttggtttcgcAGCCTCCAATTCCGGATCGATAACCCCCTCCGACTGCGGGCTCATCAAAAAAGCAGTCACATCTTGTGCCAACTTCGGCAACTTCTGCGATACATTTATCCGCATACCTGTGGCCATAACAAAGTCACGGAGTCTTCTCTTTGCTATTCTTCCGAGGCGATCCACCACCTCTTCTCTTTTATACTCGGGGAAACCACAAAATTCCTCAAGAGCCCCCCATCGCTCTCCCATACGCCCCGGACGGCCGTAAACAAGTCGATGCAGCGGTTCAATGCTGGTTTCCAGTTGCCTCATTGCTATGGAGCGGGCACGTATTTTCTTAAGGGAAGGAAGTTCCTTCAGTGGCGTACCGGCTCCCTCCGCGAAGTTAAAGGTTGGACCTCCAGCTGAAGATTCAGAAGTGGAGGTTTCCCGTTTTTGCACTTCAGCTTCGGTTTGCTCAGTCATGCTCttcttttgaatttttttttttctttacttaaAATATGAAACAAAGAATAATTACAAACAACGCTGCAGGAGCAAACCCacaacaatagcaacaaTATCTAACTGccactgtgtgtgtgtgtgtgtgtgtgtgtaggatgcgctctctctctctctcttttctctttcgctctcccttttgtttttttttgtgttgttgttgttgtttacagatatatatatatatatatatggatggATTTATAATGATACGCTATGTTGCGATCACTGAAATGACTGCTACGTTCACTACTGTACAGTCGTTTTGTGCCTTCGgattagcaaaaaaaaaaaaaaacagtggtcaagaggggaaaaaagaaaaaaaaaggagaaaaagaaagtagtaGGATTGTctccttatttatttatttttctgtgcGCGCAttgcaaggaagaaaaggttCCAGAAAATGAAACATTGAAGCTTACTTGGGCAAAAATATGCATGTTGTTCCAACAGaaactttaaaaataaaaaagccgGTGAAAGACACCAGTAACTTGCGATAGTGCGAACATCCCTGACATAAACCCCCTCTGGACAACTAAGAAACAGTAGATGATGAGCAACCAACTTTGGCAAAATAACGGGCAACA
This portion of the Trypanosoma brucei brucei TREU927 chromosome 7, complete sequence genome encodes:
- a CDS encoding ubiquitin/ribosomal protein S27a, putative codes for the protein MQLFLRSATGATSVVEASAADTVGTLRAKAGFDDTSSIFFFGGFCLREESATLAECGLQQGSTVQVMIPVEGGKGKKKKKKVFTKPKKPIHRHKLEKMRALKYFKVTENDDGSFKVERTRDECPNPNCGAGVFMAQHKGRKYCGKCHLTYTMK